The following are from one region of the Arachis duranensis cultivar V14167 chromosome 10, aradu.V14167.gnm2.J7QH, whole genome shotgun sequence genome:
- the LOC127743026 gene encoding uncharacterized protein LOC127743026: MADKESPQLSQDDLLARIAELQAEVRRIAELSMQNNGESSKNSAQGATDPLNIAPPKEKLILDNPFSEEITNYQMPKNFTLPTALEPYKGFGDPRAHIKKFQSMMFFNGPKNEPVLCRAFPTYLDGAALLWFSKLPEGSISSFEDLARSFIDYFAASRIYVHGSDYLGTIKQGQHESLKDYMTRFADATMEIQDLDPAVHLHALKAGLRPGKFWETIAITKPKTLEEFRERAAGQMEIEELREAQKSDKHPNRRDEERIFRSPVNRDSKKPSKPASKYNTYTRFNTRRENIIREILNAKIIKPPARAGNYQDQRFVDKTKHCAFHRKFGHTTDDCIVAKDLLERLARQGLLDKYIETRKGKRGNSDRIEHKQAKTDDKKERTTPDPPRGVINHIAGGFAGGGETNSARKRSYRAMLAIEGTIQPRKDKESDVTISFNQADFKSASPNLDDPVVISIQVGELLVRKTLLDPGSSADVLFYSTFTKMKLSEKLIRPSSGELIGFSGERVPIMGHIWLKTTMGEIPMSKSIDIQYLIVDCYSPYNIILGRPALNIFKAVVSTLHLCVKFPMQGNKIATVHTDHQEARQCYNACLKKDQARKITRPQVQSIHNSADTTVLADLDPREDLGERPRPMDNLQRITLTTDDNQYTYIGEALEEEDRAKLI; this comes from the coding sequence ATGGCTGACAAGGAAAGCCCACAACTCTCACAGGATGACCTCCTAGCTCGAATCGCCGAGCTGCAGGCGGAAGTACGAAGAATAGCCGAGTTGTCTATGCAGAACAATGGAGAAAGCTCCAAAAACTCGGCTCAAGGTGCCACAGACCCCTTGAACATCGCCCCGCCAAAAGAGAAGCTCATCCTCGACAACCCCTTCTCCGAGGAGATCACAAATTATCAGATGCCAAAAAACTTTACTCTCCCGACCGCACTGGAACCGTACAAAGGGTTCGGCGACCCCCGAGCCCACATAAAAAAGTTCCAGTCAATGATGTTTTTCAACGGCCCTAAGAACGAGCCTGTCCTTTGCCGAGCATTCCCAACCTACCTCGACGGCGCTGCATTACTCTGGTTCTCCAAACTCCCTGAGGGATCAATTTCCTCTTTCGAAGATCTTGCCAGATCATTCATCGACTACTTTGCCGCATCAAGAATCTACGTACACGGATCGGACTATCTCGGCACCATCAAACAAGGCCAGCATGAGAGCCTGAAAGACTACATGACCAGGTTCGCTGACGCCACCATGGAGATCCAAGACTTGGACCCAGCTGTTCACCTGCACGCCCTCAAAGCCGGCCTCAGACCTGGTAAATTCTGGGAGACCATCGCCATAACAAAGCCAAAGACCCTGGAGGAGTTCCGTGAAAGGGCGGCAGGTCAAATGGAAATCGAAGAACTTCGAGAAGCTCAAAAATCGGACAAACACCCAAATCGGAGAGACGAAGAAAGAATTTTCAGATCGCCAGTCAACAGGGACAGTAAGAAACCCTCCAAGCCTGCTTCAAAGTACAACACATACACCAGATTCAATACCAGAAGAGAAAACATTATCAGAGAAATCCTCAACGCCAAAATCATAAAACCACCAGCCCGAGCAGGAAACTACCAGGACCAGAGGTTCGTGGATAAAACAAAGCATTGTGCTTTCCACCGAAAGTTCGGTCACACTACGGATGACTGCATCGTCGCGAAGGACCTCCTGGAAAGGCTAGCACGCCAAGGGCTCTTGGACAAGTATATCGAGACCCGGAAGGGCAAAAGAGGAAACTCGGACAGGATAGAGCATAAGCAAGCAAAGACAGACGACAAAAAAGAGAGGACGACTCCTGATCCACCAAGGGGAGTCATTAACCACATAGCAGGAGGATTCGCAGGCGGAGGAGAAACAAACTCGGCCAGGAAACGAAGTTACAGGGCAATGCTGGCAATCGAAGGAACCATACAACCAAGGAAGGACAAAGAGTCAGATGTCACAATATCCTTCAACCAAGCAGACTTCAAATCGGCAAGCCCTAACCTCGACGACCCCGTGGTAATTTCAATCCAAGTCGGAGAACTGTTGGTAAGAAAGACATTATTAGATCCAGGTAGTAGTGCTGATGTTTTATTTTACTCTACCTTCACAAAAATGAAATTATCTGAAAAATTAATACGACCTTCCTCTGGAGAGCTAATCGGGTTCTCCGGAGAGAGAGTCCCCATCATGGGACACATATGGCTAAAGACCACCATGGGAGAAATCCCTATGTCAAAGTCCATCGATATTCAATATCTAATAGTAGACTGTTATAGCCCTTATAATATTATACTCGGAAGACCCGCCTTGAATATATTCAAAGCGGTGGTGTCCACATTAcatctgtgtgttaagtttcCAATGCAGGGAAACAAGATAGCTACGGTTCACACCGACCACCAAGAAGCTCGGCAGTGCTATAACGCTTGTCTAAAGAAGGACCAGGCGAGGAAGATAACTCGGCCCCAGGTCCAATCCATACATAACTCGGCTGACACCACCGTGCTAGCCGATCTCGACCCAAGAGAAGACCTCGGCGAAAGACCTCGCCCAATGGACAACCTCCAACGAATAACACTAACGACAGATGacaatcaatacacatacatcGGAGAAGCATTAGAAGAGGAAGACCGAGCAAAACTCATATAG